In the genome of Cryptomeria japonica chromosome 8, Sugi_1.0, whole genome shotgun sequence, one region contains:
- the LOC131078525 gene encoding replication protein A 70 kDa DNA-binding subunit C-like: MEEQKGLELKNMLSNDSVIILALRNYRVGYFNGKLINITTATTLHINPTFPEAELLTLRGKDPLLVVLFVAETIHIDGKYSRMTISSICEQMSIKLETIQTTLLAILRFVNVTDQNFYYAACPLIVNGRPCKKKCTQQVDDSWFCSRCQMTMQDCNYSYLLPLKLQDATSTLWATAFDEGSIHLLHKTAKQLCALQNDVTTTKTTSSVIKRLLSCHYSFTLLVSNEAYNSETKMKVTVNKVAHVDFKAECHALLVETGRLSTQA; encoded by the coding sequence ATGGAAGAACAAAAAGGCCTGGAATTGAAAAATATGTTGAGCAATGATAGTGTGATTATCCTTGCTTTACGTAATTATCGTGTTGGCTATTTCAATGGGAAGCTTATAAACATAACAACTGCAACCACAttacatatcaacccaacatttCCAGAAGCAGAGCTTCTAACGTTAAGAGGAAAGGACCCTTTGCTTGTTGTACTCTTTGTTGCAgaaactatccacatagatggTAAATATAGTAGAATGACTATTTCTTCAATCTGTGAGCAGATGAGCATCAAACTAGAAACAATCCAGACAACTTTGCTAGCCATTTTGCGCTTTGTAAACGTAACTGACCAAAATTTCTATTACGCAGCCTGTCCACTAATAGTCAATGGAAGGCCTTGCAAGAAAAAATGTACACAGCAAGTTGATGATTCTTGGTTCTGCTCTAGATGTCAAATGACTATGCAAGACTGTAATTATAGTTATCTCTTGCCACTAAAGTTACAAGATGCCACGAGTACTCTATGGGCCACTGCATTTGATGAGGGTAGcattcacttgctacacaaaactgcAAAACAGCTTTGTGCACTACAAAATGATGTGACAACAACAAAGACAACTTCCTCAGTGATTAAGAGACTACTGTCATGTCACTATTCATTCACACTGCTGGTTTCCAATGAGGCATATAATTCAGAAACAAAGATGAAGGTGACAGTCAATAAAGTTGCTCATGTTGACTTCAAAGCTGAGTGTCATGCACTACTTGTAGAAACTGGCCGACTAAGTACACAGGCTTAG